TTAATGTCGTTTTTCACGATACTGGTCCTCTGTGGGTGGTCAGACCCAGCATCTtccgtataatttataaacaagaaaAATTTACGACTATTTTTCCACCATGATCATGGACATTTTTTCAGGTTTATCATTACAGCTCTGATTTGGTTTTCTCCATCTTCGAGGTAACTCCTGACTAGTCGTATTCGAAGGAATATTAAGTTCAATTCTAAAATATGAcggtgtatttatatgtatatatttttaacattaaatatttttaatttttttaggccAATGTTGTTATCATTACTTTTGGATCAATTTTCGTATATATAAGAGGTATAATCATTGACGGACATACGCTACGGACATTCATCATCCACTGAGCGTTTTTGTTAATTGTTGTTATAAAGCCAAGCTTATGTCTATAGAGggcaattttatctttatattttaatagcaaataaatctatgtatttgttattgtttatttgttttgtttttagtttaagtAGACGTACGCGTATACAATATGTGATCTGTAGTACGTATGATGGGCAAAACGTTAAcaaaattgcaaaatattacAGCAGCGATCAATTTTCTCGATTAAATTATTAGAcaacgaatatttattttttatgtatgtataatactttttatggtCGATATTGTATATCTCGGgcctatagaaaaaaaaaatccataaaacaaacttaatattatttgtgaagaagtagaacttacgacctaataaaaaattataccaattacgaaaaaaaaaattgtgcggAAATTCAACGTTTATcctattaaatacttattggtCCGTTTCCTTTTTTCTTGAACGTTCGtttgcataaaaaatatgttattttaagtaaatatgttttcgcgtactttatatttataacagacatacttattatttgtttataacagACGCAACTCGATACGAGTTGAGAACATTCTATTATAGTTATTCAAGTATTTATTCACGTTGCATTCCATCGATTATCAATTTtagaacattaatattaatatctaatcCATTCAAAAGCTTATGAATTAACTTGATTGGACTTGGTTCATtgcaatcaataaatttatatcatttgtttacttatgtttatatttactaagataagattgattaaaacatatatatatatatatataaggagaTAAGAATTATaagttaatacataaatatagcggcattagaaatacatcatctgtagtaatttcaagtgtctaactatcacgaTTCGAGATACAGCCTGGTACCAGACAGACGAACAGTAAAAGGGTCCCGTTTTAACCTTTGGGTACGAAACCCTAATAGTAGATATCCTTCCCGATCTTAGTTCGAGTTCACACGGGTAAAGTtaagtttttaacaaataaatattgagatCTAAAGATTGAGATCAGATAGTATACAAATCTATTGGACCCAAGTGATCCCGATCGTATTATGGCAAAAAATCTTACCGCGTTTATTCAAAcatattggtttatttaattttatatttgaataaattaatatatgcgtttatttcatttatatataaattgttactgtatatatttatatatatatgtaaaagatTGAATATTGCTTTCGCGAGATTTACAAATCgtacatactttattttttatttgatttagtttAGGCGCCTTATATGAGCATTTATAATCAACTCAAAAATTATAAGATTCAATGAATGGCATACTATACTAGAGTTTATGTCTTGAAACTATACCcctgaatgtttatttattataatatcaaaaatcagTATCAATGGCATTAGTAGTTATTGCCTGAAACGGAATTAATGCTAATACGCATTAATGTAAggtttcgaataaaatatatttaatagatgtgTTACTTGCAGGCGTTAATTCACCGTTCCCACCACTACTATTTCGTTTTACGTttcaattatatactaaaataattcagACAAATCTATTACAGGCAAAATAGAGGGGGTTCCGTAATACAAATTACACAgaacaataatatttgtatggcGACTGTAAGATTTTGTTTGTACACGAGTGAACGATGACGGTATACCGTCTCTTATACGGTATACATTTGCCGTAATAATTTCGAATGAGTTTTGATTCAGTTtttggtttataattttaataatataagttaagcATGGATATATAAATCACCTAAGCGACCTCAAATGACAGAAGACTGAAAAACCTATTAACAGCACCTGgagactgaaaaaaaaataaataaatctacatttaaaggatacacaTGATAATCTATAAAGTATGAAGGCGTGACGGCTACGCGGGCGGACATTAAACGAATTTGACTACGGAACCCATTGaactaaactaataaataacgtTCTGCATCAAATGTGCAGGATACATACTGCTTACTGGTTCCTGTTTTTGATCCTGACGTCTTGTCTGATTGCGGTCGATTGGATGTACATATACACGCGGGAGtcctgtaaaatttaattacaaatagaaaacaaaaattgtaacgtACTCCGTATAAATTGTCACAGAActcaaaatttaaactattaagactttttttttataaaatataagcatttTATGGTTCCGTGGTCAAATTAGTATCTTTTCACAAATTCGTATACCTACAGTCACACCCTCATAATTTCTATAGTTTATTAGTCTGCGTGAAGTAATGGAAAACACTTCAAATGAAGATATCAAAATGTCATgttttctatttgaataaataaaaggaaCATGCAGTTTTctgttttaaacataaatgagtaaaacataaataaaaaaaacctaatatcaaattattatatgcCAAAAACTGGGTTTTTATTATCCTAgaatttagtaatatataaaatatttttagcatacatatattttgtcagtattataattaattatttagttcttatttcttgttttttttaaggtctatttttaattaggtaatttaagtttttaaattgcattttaaatgaGACATTTcccaaatgtttttattataagtcaatatcatttataaaatattggctttcaaagttatttttaaattttaacaaataaaaaagtggtgttttttattattgcattgACGATGAAAGGACTCTTTTGCTATAGCATAggttatttgcgataatttggTTTAAGTCAAATCTAATACCCTACTTTAAATACCTAGCGttacttttcatatattaatttaccgACACTCAACTGTTTAGTCAATATCATTTTATCCATTATCGTAACAAAGCTTTGTTTACAACTGTATGATAACACGCATCTATCAGTCACCACATCAATTGATTCGTTTTGTGTAATTTGTATGCTTGAACTCTACCTTAACTACATCATTTGACACAAAATTGCctgttttactaattaaaagaataatttgcCCATTAACACGCACAGCTATTTAAAATGAACgcaaaaaacaattgaaaaaataaattagtactcTAGTTAGCCACAggtgatataaatttaatcgtttatttgaattcatttttacatttattaaaaatatacacagtTTACTCCTGTGTTTACAAGTGATGTATtcggaaatattttttgatgttgCGACCATTACTATCGGACAAtgtttaagattaattatagtatttgtaGAATTTAGGAGTCAAGCAGTACCACGTTCTCGCCTCTAGTTCCGTCACTTGATGTTGAAGCGTTAATTCAGCCGCAAGCGAAATCCAGTAGTGTGATGAAATATCAAAGACTACGTACCAAACTTTAGCATGTTCCAGTCGTAAACGAAATCGTAAGTGAATCTTTGTCGGTGGAAAAGTGCGCGGAATAGTTGGCGTAAGTGGCCGTAGTCGGGTCGCTCTTCGAAGCGCAGTCGCCGGCAGTACTTCAGGTACAGCTGGAACTCGGTCGGGTGGTTCTAGAAAgcgaaatataattatgcataCGACATCGACATATCATATTTGCCATTGTAATCAGTTTAAAAGTGGATTATATTTAATCTAGATATTCCTTATCTTGTTCAAAATGCATGGTTGCTTTAGTAACGAGGTTCATTGCTGTAGATTTCGAGGTCCTGCCTCAAGCCATAGAAGTGAGAGGATCTTTCCAATAGCAGCCCGGAGTTCGTAAGCTCAGTGTTTACACTCACGCGCTTCAAAAACACGTAAAGCCAATAGTTAAGCGCCTAAACTCTCTTCGGTCGAAAGAAGATATAGAATTGCATTCGTGCACAATTGCGTACTCTCCCTTGAGAAAAGCCTCCATTTCGGTCTGGAGGACAtcattattaatctttaaatgtATGAAGATAATTTTAGATAATTACAGCCAAAATTTGATAAAGTCCTATAAAAAAGCAGTTTTACCATTAGccataatgtataatattatttattactataagtaaatgataaatgtattatttatgaaaatccataaataatgcaaatatatttcacgaccacaattttatcattttcttatttaatatatataaattaatatacaaatgtaatCCAATGGCTTATACAAACAGCGGTGTTATTGTTTCACTGAGTGCGAGATTCAttcttaaaactaaataagCACCTGAACAAAAGTTGCATATGTGTCATCTTCAAAAGTCAAAATTATATAGAACTTACTTTGCATAACTCGTCAAATGGTGTCGATAATTTCTTCTCAGATATCCTTTCGTACTTCTGACGTTTAGTTGCCGCTTTAAGACCTTGCCAGGGCAAACTACCGCGATTGAAGTACATGAGGACATATCCGAGAGACTCCAAGTCATCGCGTCGAGATTGTTCAATGCCTAAGTGAGTGTTAATTGATGCATATCTTGCTGTGCCTAGAACAAATGGAGATGAGTTAGTTTTAGTGGTACcatttaatgtttttcaaaaaccaatatcaaataaaagtatAGTAACACAGGTTACGTAACAGGTTTTATCCCACTATTCATTAGTGAAACAACCTTCTTCCTAAGAAGAAGTTGTGTGATGTTTTCCTTTCCCAGATTTCATTCATTCCTTTtgcataagattaattataaaataagtacatgAACACTCCTTGGTCATTACCTACATTTGAATCCGTGGTCTATTCCTCTCATCATGTATAAAATGTGTCATATGAACATCAAGTAAATAAACAActgattattatattgtttcctAATgagtttatgataaaatatggaaattttataaatacaaacatcgataaaaaaaactttttaagctGTAAAATGGTACCTACTGCCTATGAAACTCGCCATGGCAGTAACTTATGTctatatatacaatactttcagtcaaaaaatgaattattaaataatatgtaatcacAAACTAATACAAGTCAAATATCAAGCGCAGCAACACCAGCAGCAAACTTTGCCATTATGTTTTCAAAAAGCAATAGTTCTATAGAATAACTTAAGATAAACTTGTGTATATTCGTATTCATATCTATCAGTACATTGTAATAAGGTTCAGACCTGACATACTCATTCTCAATTTATGAGTAACTAATAtgactaatttattaattataattaaatcacattaaaaCTGGTTTAAATGGCAAGGATATGAAACAAATGTTAAGAAATGTATACTGAGACAAACATGCCAACAGGTGGAACGTCAAACCAAAACAATCATAGCTTAACCTATTATTGAACTCACCAgtcaagtttttattttctctatATGGTATATGTTGGTTAGTGCGAGAGTCTTTGTACTTCTTTGCTAATCCAAAATCTATAATGTATACTATATTCCCTTTCTTCCCGAGACCCATTAAAAAGTTGTCTGGTTTAATATCtctgaaatacaaattaatttcattattaaaaaaaaataaacattcacaTCTTCATAGAAATCTCACAATAAACAAATTGTATCAGTATGCCATTATTCATGTTTACTATACATTATGGTTAAATAGATATCTAATCAATTGAGAAAATCTTTCTATGAAGCACAATCAGTAGAACTAAATGCTGCCAACTTGACAGACATAATTGTAGTTGTTATCTTTAACCTGTAGAATGACCTGCATTAAGTATAAACATGAATTGCCATGAACATTATTATCAACTCATAGATGTTTGAATGTTATAGATGATGCAGCTAGATTGCATATGGTTGAATtgcatattatttgattaaataatataaatcataaaaagtagaaatgaaatttacaaattacttttataattaattattttaagacaagctttcaaaataatataaaccaaaaaccaatataaaatacaattaaagtatAACATTAAAGAAGAATAATGGTTGTACctaaattttgtttaagtaatgattagttaaacaatgctcATCTTCTTTCAAaggtcaaatcaatgatgacagaaagagacaaaTGAGTATCAACTTATCTCTTGCTAAATAATATAAGGCTTATGGGCTTCATTTCCAAgc
This genomic stretch from Vanessa tameamea isolate UH-Manoa-2023 chromosome 9, ilVanTame1 primary haplotype, whole genome shotgun sequence harbors:
- the LOC113395076 gene encoding casein kinase I isoform X2; protein product: MQNLKMELRVGNKYRLGRKIGSGSFGDIYLGTDIVTKKEVAIKLECKKTRHPQLHIESKFYKLMQGGIGIPAIKWCGSEGDYNVMVMELLGPSLEDLFNFCARRFSLKTVLFLADQLISRIEDIHYRSFIHRDIKPDNFLMGLGKKGNIVYIIDFGLAKKYKDSRTNQHIPYRENKNLTGTARYASINTHLGIEQSRRDDLESLGYVLMYFNRGSLPWQGLKAATKRQKYERISEKKLSTPFDELCKNHPTEFQLYLKYCRRLRFEERPDYGHLRQLFRALFHRQRFTYDFVYDWNMLKFGLPRVYVHPIDRNQTRRQDQKQEPVSSIAAGAAGAAPAGAAVAAVSERR
- the LOC113395076 gene encoding casein kinase I isoform X1 — encoded protein: MQNLKMELRVGNKYRLGRKIGSGSFGDIYLGTDIVTKKEVAIKLECKKTRHPQLHIESKFYKLMQGGIGIPAIKWCGSEGDYNVMVMELLGPSLEDLFNFCARRFSLKTVLFLADQLISRIEDIHYRSFIHRDIKPDNFLMGLGKKGNIVYIIDFGLAKKYKDSRTNQHIPYRENKNLTGTARYASINTHLGIEQSRRDDLESLGYVLMYFNRGSLPWQGLKAATKRQKYERISEKKLSTPFDELCKNHPTEFQLYLKYCRRLRFEERPDYGHLRQLFRALFHRQRFTYDFVYDWNMLKFGLPRVYVHPIDRNQTRRQDQKQEPVSTPAAGAASAAGAAGAAPAGAAVAAVSERR
- the LOC113395076 gene encoding casein kinase I isoform X3, giving the protein MQNLKMELRVGNKYRLGRKIGSGSFGDIYLGTDIVTKKEVAIKLECKKTRHPQLHIESKFYKLMQGGIGIPAIKWCGSEGDYNVMVMELLGPSLEDLFNFCARRFSLKTVLFLADQLISRIEDIHYRSFIHRDIKPDNFLMGLGKKGNIVYIIDFGLAKKYKDSRTNQHIPYRENKNLTGTARYASINTHLGIEQSRRDDLESLGYVLMYFNRGSLPWQGLKAATKRQKYERISEKKLSTPFDELCKNHPTEFQLYLKYCRRLRFEERPDYGHLRQLFRALFHRQRFTYDFVYDWNMLKFAPAAGAASAAGAAGAAPAGAAVAAVSERR